The nucleotide window CATCTCTTTTAAATATTAATTATTCTTAATTATGTTGTTTATATACAGTGAAGATTCCAATACAAACTAAGATTAGTGATAACAACAAATTAACATCAAAAATATTTTCCCCTAAAAATATTGCACTTAATATGGCTCCAAAAACAGGAACTAAAAAATTAAACATAGATATAAATGCTACTTTATTATACTTCAGTAAGATAGTCCATATAGAAAATGCTACAGAAGATAATAATGCCATATATATTAAAAGCAATGTTGATTTAATATTGAAACCTACTAGTTTTCCTCCTAATCCATAGCCTAAAATAATTAATGCAAGTCCACCTATTGATAATTGATATCCTGTTACTATAAATGCATCTAATTTTTGAGTAATCTTTTTACCATAAATCGAAAATATTGATAATGATAATGCTGCAAGCATTATTAATCCCTCTCCTTTAAAAGAAAACGAACTTTTAAGAAGTGATCCATTATTAAGATTAGCAAGAACAACCCCAGCAAATCCTACAATGCAACCTACTACTTTATTCCTATTAATCTTGTCATTTTTATAAATAAAATGTGCTAATATAATACTAAAGAAAGTACCAGAACCTGTTATTATTGATCCTGTTATTCCTGTAGTAAAAGTCATCCCTACATAAAAAAATATGTATTGAAGAGATGTTTGTCCTAAACCTAAAAAAGTAATCTCCAACATTTCTTTTTTATTAAAGGAAAATATATTCTTCTTTAATACTAATGATATAGCAAGAACTATTAATCCAGCTAAGAAAAATCTAACTCCTGCAAAAACAAACTTTGATGTTATATCATCTGTAGGTATATTAAAAAGCTTGTAACCTATCTTTATACATGGATATGCACTGCCCCATAAAAAGCAACATAAAGTAGCTAATAGAACAATATTTTTTCTATTAGTATAAATTGATTTTGTGTCCATTCTCTTCACTCCAAAATATATTAATCTCTACTTATTGTAACATAGAAATAATAGCTATGAACCCATTAGATTCATAGCTTCATTCTAAAATTATTTTTTTAACACTTATATTATCCTTATCTCCCTTTACTATTACCATAGTAAGTGGCAATGAAAATCTTCTTCTACCACAGGAACCTGGGTTAATAAAAGTTATACCTTTATGACTTTCCTCATTATATTTATGAGAATGTCCATATACAACTATATCTACATCATCTAATCTATCATATTCAATGTCTTTTTTATCATGGACGACATATACTACAAAATCATCTAAATTTACTTTCTTAGATTTCGGTAAAGTACATCCCCACCATGAATAATATAATCACACCCCTTAAGGTTTTCTATTACTTCATCTCTTAAAATACCATGAGTGTCTGATATTATTCCTAATTTCACTGTGACCTCTCCTTATGTAAAATTTAATTTCATCAATATAAAATTATTTTATAGATATTCCAATCATAACAGTTTCCTCATCTTGATTGTTCCAAACAGAATGTGGAATCTTACCCTCAACTAAAAAAGCTTCATCTTTTCTAATAATAACTTCTTTATCAGCTAATAATACTTTTGCTTCACCTTTTGTTACAATAAATAAATGGTTATGTTCATGGGTATGTAATTCTGTTGGTCCTCCTCCATTCAAATCAATATATGCAATTGCACCATCTATAATTTTCCCCATTTCTCCAAATAATTTTTTAGCTTTAAAATTAATATGATTTGGCGGCACCATAAATTTACTCACAAAAATCCCCTCCCTTAAATGTATTCCTTCATTATACACCAATAAACTCCATATTCAAGTTATTTACATAATAAAAGCTATGAACTCACTAGATTCATAGCATCATTTAAATATAATAAAGTTCTTTAAATACTGATTTTATCTTATATTAATACTGTATATTCTACTGTAAAATATGATATAATATTAGTAAGGAGCAAGGTCAAGTGTTATAGTTGACCTATGGCTTAAATTAGTAATTTAAAGATCGAAGTAGCTAACTTTGCGAGGGTGAGCTACTTTTTTCTTTTAATATCATTATCTTCATTAACTGATATTTCAGCCTGAAGTGAATCATCTTTTTTATCTATTCTAGTTGAAAATTTCTTTCCATGTACTATAGAAACTAAGGCTATTATCGTAAATGATAATATTAAAAGCGCCTGGATGAACTCTGTCATGATATCACCTTCTTCCTGTCCTTAATTGCTATAGGCAATTCATAACACCTGACCTTGGAAGAAGGATAACTCATCATAAGTTTCCTTACATGATTATTATATCTAAAAACAGCCTTTATGTAAAATATGGATATTCTGTTGTAACATTAGGAAAAGCATGATTCGATAAAGAAATTGATAGTATTTGCGAAACTATAAAAAACATTAGAAAAGAAACTAATATATAAGTATGCGTTTCTCTTGGTCTATTAAATGAATCTTAATTTTTAAGACTACGGTCTGCCGGCGTTACTCGTATTCAATAACCTCGAAACATCTAAAAATAATTTTCCAAACATTTCTCATACTTATATGTTTTAAAACTCTTTCTTACTATATATCATCTTAGATACTTGTATAGAACAAATAATGATTACTAATACCACTAATGGTAAAAAATAGATGAATTGCATTATTACTTCTTCACTTGGCATAGCAATTTTAAACTCTGAAGCAAAAGTTAAAAATAATGTAGGAACTACAAATAAAATAACCATAATTATCCTACCTTTATCTACCCCATACTTAAATATAAACGGAAAAGCAAATGAAATAACTAAAAGACCTAGTGATATTACTGACATATTAATTAAAAGTACTTCTTTAATATTTGTTGAAATTATAAGTCCTGCTATTGTTGAAAGAATTCCACCAATAACAGAAACACAAATAGTAAGTACATACCTAGATATTACTATAGTACCTTTTGATATCGGCATTGTTAAAGCATATCTTTCCCATTTTGCTTTTTCATCATAAGAAATTACAGTTATAGGTATTAGTAGTGTCAACATTGCAATTATCCCTGATAAATAATATATATCTTTATTTTTAATTCCTATAAAAAACCATAGTGCTATTAAAAAAATAAACATTAATCCTTGTTTCTTAAAATTAAGTATATCTTTTAAAAGCAATCCCTTCATTATTCTTCCCCCTTCACAAAATATAACATTATATCTTCAATGTTTACTTTATCGGTTATTGTGCCACTTGATATTTTTTCTTTCAATGCTAAGGCTTCAATACCAAATCTACTTTTCCTTCTTCCGATGATTGCAGATTTATCTATAGTTGAATATTCAGCCTCTGTGCATTTAATAATTGTATATTTATCTAATAGATCATCTTTAACATCACTTAATATGATTTTCCCATTATGAATAAAGGTAATATAGTCACAAATTTTTTCAAGGTCACTTATGATGTGAGATGATATAAAAATGCTGTGGCTTTCATCTTGAATAAAATCTAAAAAGACATCAAGAATTTCATCACGGACAATAGGATCAAGACCGCTAGTGGCTTCATCTAATATCAACAATTTGCTATCATGAGAAAGCGCAACAGCGATAGATAATTTCATTTTCATTCCTCGTGAATATTCTTTAACTGGCTTTTTTAATGATAATGCAAACTTATCTAAATACCCCATATACTTTGTTCTGTTCCAAGTTTTATAACAATTTTTCATTACTTTATCTATTTCTTTAGCATTTAAATTTTCTGGGAAACTACACTCATCTATTACCACACCTATATGCTCTTTTAATCTTTGATTTTTAGATAAATTAGTTTCACCAAGTATTGTTATTTCTCCACTATCCTTCTCTATTAAATCTAGAATTGCTTTAATTGTTGTGCTTTTCCCTGCACCATTCTCACCAATAAACCCCATAATACATCCTGCTGGAAGTGTAATATTAATATTATCTAAAGTAAACTCAGGATACTTCTTTGATAAATTTTTTATTTCTAATGCATTTTCCATCCTAATCCTCCTCATAAATGATTGAAATCATTTCTATTAAATCCTGCAATGATAAATTGCACCCCTTGGAAAGCTCAATAATACTTTGCATATGTTCTTCAATTTTTCTTAAATTCTCTTCTCTAATAAATTCTGTATTTTTCCCCGATACAAAACTTCCTTTTCCTGTAATAGAAGTTATAAATCCATCTCTTTCTAGTTCTTCATAAGCACGCTTTGTCGTTATTACACTAATTCGTAATTCTTTTGCCAGTAATCTCATTGACGGCAATGCATCCCCTTCTTTCAATTCTCCAGATATAATTTTTGATTTTATTTCAGTATATATTTGGTCATATATTGGTTTACCACTAGAATTGCTAATTATAATATCCATAAATATTCTCCTTTATGTATATTGTATATATCCAATATATACAATATTAACTTTCTTGTCAAGAATGTTTATATAAAAAAATCTCTATAAGACTTATTGCCTTATAGAGATTTTGCTCTTATGCATAAATGACTAACTATTCTTTTTTACTACAGGAATCCAAACCTCGCATTTTGCATTAACTGGATCTGCATTAAAATAAACTTCAATATCTGGTGCATTACCATATTCATACCCTGATGTAGGAATCCATTCTGTTATAATCCTTTTTTCTAACTCTTGAATAGATGTATTTGTCCCTTGTCCAGAAAATATTTCCCAAGTTGATGATGATATTATTAATTCATCCATTCCATCCAATCATCTCCTAACAATAAAATACTGTTTATGCAATAATTTATCCTCTCTTTTTTTGCTCAATAAAAGAGAGCTTGAATATATTTGTAATTACTCTAAGTTAATTTTCTCAATAAACTCATTGCTTTTCACTGTAACTTGTACCCAAGATGGATTAAACCCACTTTAAATTGCATTTTTTGCTGACTTAATATTTGACCATGCACAACAATAAAAAGGAACTATATCTCTTTTTAAAATTTCTATTGCAAGTTTACTAGTTAAACTTGCAGCTATTCCTTGTTTTCGATATTGTGCTAAAACATCAATACCAATTTGCCACATTGTATCACAATCAGCAGAGGCTCCTGCAAGCCCGATTAATTCTCCATTATTAAAGGCACCAATATCTAGCTTGTCTAAATATTTTCTTTTTTCACATAAAGCATTACTCCATTGTGGCAAATAGTAATTTTCCAATTCCTCTTTTCCTAAAAGCCTAGTTTCATATCCACTTTCTAATGGCTTTATTCTATTTATATCTGGTAAAAAATACTCTGCCATAAAACAAACATTAAGATTAAAAGGCTTTAACTTTTCAATAAGAACATGAATGTTTGGAGTTTCGAAACAATACTCCA belongs to Clostridium bornimense and includes:
- a CDS encoding cupin domain-containing protein, yielding MSKFMVPPNHINFKAKKLFGEMGKIIDGAIAYIDLNGGGPTELHTHEHNHLFIVTKGEAKVLLADKEVIIRKDEAFLVEGKIPHSVWNNQDEETVMIGISIK
- a CDS encoding DMT family transporter produces the protein MDTKSIYTNRKNIVLLATLCCFLWGSAYPCIKIGYKLFNIPTDDITSKFVFAGVRFFLAGLIVLAISLVLKKNIFSFNKKEMLEITFLGLGQTSLQYIFFYVGMTFTTGITGSIITGSGTFFSIILAHFIYKNDKINRNKVVGCIVGFAGVVLANLNNGSLLKSSFSFKGEGLIMLAALSLSIFSIYGKKITQKLDAFIVTGYQLSIGGLALIILGYGLGGKLVGFNIKSTLLLIYMALLSSVAFSIWTILLKYNKVAFISMFNFLVPVFGAILSAIFLGENIFDVNLLLSLILVCIGIFTVYKQHN
- a CDS encoding GntR family transcriptional regulator, translated to MDIIISNSSGKPIYDQIYTEIKSKIISGELKEGDALPSMRLLAKELRISVITTKRAYEELERDGFITSITGKGSFVSGKNTEFIREENLRKIEEHMQSIIELSKGCNLSLQDLIEMISIIYEED
- a CDS encoding GNAT family N-acetyltransferase, producing MQLPFSCDLTSYGSNIVASVSEELYEIIEEYINKYPVEYCFETPNIHVLIEKLKPFNLNVCFMAEYFLPDINRIKPLESGYETRLLGKEELENYYLPQWSNALCEKRKYLDKLDIGAFNNGELIGLAGASADCDTMWQIGIDVLAQYRKQGIAASLTSKLAIEILKRDIVPFYCCAWSNIKSAKNAI
- a CDS encoding ABC transporter ATP-binding protein is translated as MENALEIKNLSKKYPEFTLDNINITLPAGCIMGFIGENGAGKSTTIKAILDLIEKDSGEITILGETNLSKNQRLKEHIGVVIDECSFPENLNAKEIDKVMKNCYKTWNRTKYMGYLDKFALSLKKPVKEYSRGMKMKLSIAVALSHDSKLLILDEATSGLDPIVRDEILDVFLDFIQDESHSIFISSHIISDLEKICDYITFIHNGKIILSDVKDDLLDKYTIIKCTEAEYSTIDKSAIIGRRKSRFGIEALALKEKISSGTITDKVNIEDIMLYFVKGEE
- a CDS encoding ABC-2 transporter permease → MKGLLLKDILNFKKQGLMFIFLIALWFFIGIKNKDIYYLSGIIAMLTLLIPITVISYDEKAKWERYALTMPISKGTIVISRYVLTICVSVIGGILSTIAGLIISTNIKEVLLINMSVISLGLLVISFAFPFIFKYGVDKGRIIMVILFVVPTLFLTFASEFKIAMPSEEVIMQFIYFLPLVVLVIIICSIQVSKMIYSKKEF